A stretch of the Rosa rugosa chromosome 5, drRosRugo1.1, whole genome shotgun sequence genome encodes the following:
- the LOC133708753 gene encoding imidazole glycerol phosphate synthase hisHF, chloroplastic-like isoform X2 encodes MQLAGIVMGARICSTSFALHDCKYLLLFFSRDAQSIASTQNLYDLSNVAWYGHGFYKLVLLFQALFYQYFRCGADKISIGSDAVYAAEEYLRTGVKSGKSSFEQISRVYGNQAVVVSIDPCKVYVKNQNDIDVEFETIRVTNPVLNFVLKVRGGREIQRIRAYELTKAVEELGAGEILLNCIDYEGQGKGI; translated from the exons ATGCAACTAGCAGGTATTGTCATGGGTGCTCGAATTTGTTCAACCAGTTTTGCTTTACATGATTGCAAATATCTTCTATTGTTTTTCTCCAGAGACGCTCAATCTATAGCTTCGACTCAAAATTTATATGACCTGTCAAATGTAGCATGGTATGGACATGGATTTTATAAGTTAGTTCTTCTTTTTCAGGCACTATTCTATCAATATTTCAGATGTGGGGCTGATAAGATCTCCATCGGAAGTGACGCAGTTTATGCTGCAGAAGAATATTTAAGAACTGGA GTGAAAAGTGGAAAAAGTAGCTTCGAGCAGATATCTAGAGTTTATGGAAATCAGG CTGTGGTTGTAAGCATTGATCCTTGCAAAGTGTACGTTAAAAATCAAAATGATATCGATGTTGAGTTTGAGACTATAAGGGTAACAAACCCAG TCTTGAATTTTGTCCTTAAGGTTAGGGGTGGGCGGGAAATCCAGCGAATCAGAGCTTATGAGCTTACAAAAGCAGTTGAGGAGCTTGGTGCTGGAGAAATTCTGCTAAACTGCATTGATTATGAAG GTCAGGGAAAGGGGATTTGA
- the LOC133708753 gene encoding uncharacterized protein LOC133708753 isoform X4 yields the protein MLQLQVALEILPMQLAGIVMGARICSTSFALHDCKYLLLFFSRDAQSIASTQNLYDLSNVAWYGHGFYKLVLLFQALFYQYFRCGADKISIGSDAVYAAEEYLRTGVKSGKSSFEQISRVYGNQLWL from the exons ATGCTACAG TTGCAGGTAGCATTAGAGATTTTACCGATGCAACTAGCAGGTATTGTCATGGGTGCTCGAATTTGTTCAACCAGTTTTGCTTTACATGATTGCAAATATCTTCTATTGTTTTTCTCCAGAGACGCTCAATCTATAGCTTCGACTCAAAATTTATATGACCTGTCAAATGTAGCATGGTATGGACATGGATTTTATAAGTTAGTTCTTCTTTTTCAGGCACTATTCTATCAATATTTCAGATGTGGGGCTGATAAGATCTCCATCGGAAGTGACGCAGTTTATGCTGCAGAAGAATATTTAAGAACTGGA GTGAAAAGTGGAAAAAGTAGCTTCGAGCAGATATCTAGAGTTTATGGAAATCAG CTGTGGTTGTAA
- the LOC133708753 gene encoding imidazole glycerol phosphate synthase hisHF, chloroplastic-like isoform X3: MLQALFYQYFRCGADKISIGSDAVYAAEEYLRTGVKSGKSSFEQISRVYGNQAVVVSIDPCKVYVKNQNDIDVEFETIRVTNPVLNFVLKVRGGREIQRIRAYELTKAVEELGAGEILLNCIDYEGQGKGI, encoded by the exons ATGCTACAG GCACTATTCTATCAATATTTCAGATGTGGGGCTGATAAGATCTCCATCGGAAGTGACGCAGTTTATGCTGCAGAAGAATATTTAAGAACTGGA GTGAAAAGTGGAAAAAGTAGCTTCGAGCAGATATCTAGAGTTTATGGAAATCAGG CTGTGGTTGTAAGCATTGATCCTTGCAAAGTGTACGTTAAAAATCAAAATGATATCGATGTTGAGTTTGAGACTATAAGGGTAACAAACCCAG TCTTGAATTTTGTCCTTAAGGTTAGGGGTGGGCGGGAAATCCAGCGAATCAGAGCTTATGAGCTTACAAAAGCAGTTGAGGAGCTTGGTGCTGGAGAAATTCTGCTAAACTGCATTGATTATGAAG GTCAGGGAAAGGGGATTTGA
- the LOC133708751 gene encoding LOW QUALITY PROTEIN: putative disease resistance protein RGA3 (The sequence of the model RefSeq protein was modified relative to this genomic sequence to represent the inferred CDS: substituted 1 base at 1 genomic stop codon), translating into MAEFLTFGAQELLRKVASLAAQEFDLVWGFNGEITKLRESVLMLEAVLQDAEHPRQDRGDAVKLWVKKLEDIAQHADDVLDDYGYELLRCKVQLRNQMKRKVQNFFSHSNPIFFRVKMAHKIKKINTSLDELNKKASAIGLFARLSLDATTSHGISIDRETYSILKQDENNIIGRDDVVADIVQALTKSNHNLESDLSVLAIVGMGGLGKTTLAKSIYHESEISRHFEKKMWICVSTLFEVNSILRGILEYLKPENAAVKGIDAICNILQEELKGKRYLLILDDVWNEDAEKWNDLKSCLVRITDAXGSSIIVTTRSDKVAKTVETLPRCDLRKLSDDECWLILKNKAVPVGSVPILEDQETIGREIAKKCGGIPLVAKVLGNIMRFKTSNEWSSIMESKMWDLPKEEERIMSILKLSFDELKFSSLKQCFAYCSEFIKDSVMEKDDLVQLWMAQGWLHPTKSNMEMEDRGNEYYNILSEKSLFEDVRTDYKGNTTCKMHDLVHDLAERVSNMTNCRSLFSKGETLGNTLPNFRSLRVLNLYKADIDKLPSSIGKLTHLRYLNVMKTRVKAFPKSIGQLYYLQTFKMPYHVEEFPKMIANMINLRHVYFGKHAKVPVGILGRLTNLRSLPFLKVGKETGPRIGEMGGLNHLRGTLSIYNLEHVRDGEEAVNAKLVDKKHIRKLTLDWKLSRPSNNIDNEDDVLEGLRPHCNLEILKIQGFMGVKFPSWLLLASNLKEIELAGCNKCEGFPILGHLPNLIHVKMEDMQNLRCLGSEFYGYDQISGATTSDGRKTLFPALRSLHIENAENLIDWMEAGEVMLTTGKLRVFPYLEELHVLRCKQLRSAPSHFPSLKMLVIRGVESGMPIANILSNKLTTLTYLSVYDVEGLTSLPEGTLRNNKSLECLRICNCPELSCISPHGFDCCASLQLLRIWKCPKLRSLSDGLLPLSLKELDIQDCSSLESIPIIPEQGGLPSLRKLIITKCSQLSSLPDGLQYCTSLQQLVIDSCPKITSIPVQYCTSLQLLEIRSCPKITSIPTQYCTSLQQLDILSCPKIMSIPIPSEGLPYLRGLQLWRCPELSSLPSGLGCCPSLVDLSITECPKVTSIPIDSLSTTLRSLCVDNPESLPILHGGFTSLRGLLIDGCQSTQIDLEFCAFIPILVSLEELRIRRCPNLETVSSFDKLTSLRELWISDCSRLTCLPSGLAMASPHVFTRLKQLTLGRFWNELDSFPALQALPQLETLTIFGWPKLKSLPEQVQHMTSLTELRIDSFEGVEAIPEWLGNLASLHSLYIFRCKNLMYLPSVQAMQRLTKLDWLRIYNCPLLSQRCTAESGPEWPKISHLPSISVEGQVIT; encoded by the exons ATGGCTGAATTTCTCACTTTTGGGGCTCAAGAATTGCTGAGGAAAGTGGCTTCACTTGCCGCTCAAGAGTTCGATCTTGTATGGGGATTCAATGGAGAAATAACAAAGCTGCGTGAGTCGGTGCTCATGCTTGAGGCTGTGCTACAAGATGCCGAACATCCGCGACAAGATCGGGGAGATGCTGTGAAGCTCTGGGTGAAGAAGCTTGAAGACATAGCTCAGCATGCCGATGATGTGCTGGATGATTATGGATATGAGCTTCTCCGGTGTAAGGTGCAACTGCGAAATCAGATGAAGAGAAAGGTGCAGAACTTTTTTTCCCACTCCAATCCCATCTTTTTTCGTGTTAAAATGGCACATAAAATTAAGAAGATCAACACATCCTTGGATGAGTTGAATAAGAAGGCAAGTGCTATTGGCTTATTTGCTAGACTATCCTTAGATGCAACAACTTCCCATGGTATAAGCATTGACAGGGAAACCTACTCTATCTTAAAACAAGATGAAAACAACATCATTGGAAGGGACGATGTTGTGGCAGATATAGTTCAAGCCTTGACCAAATCAAACCACAATCTGGAAAGTGATCTCTCCGTTCTGGCCATTGTGGGTATGGGAGGGCTTGGAAAGACAACTTTGGCTAAATCAATATATCATGAATCTGAGATAAGTAGGCATTTTGAGAaaaagatgtggatatgtgtatCTACCCTTTTTGAAGTCAATTCAATTCTGAGAGGGATCTTGGAATATCTTAAACCAGAAAATGCTGCGGTGAAAGGTATAGATGCAATATGTAACATTCTTCAAGAAGAGTTGAAAGGAAAGAGATACCTTCTTATACTTGATGATGTATGGAATGAAGATGCTGAAAAATGGAATGATTTGAAGAGTTGTTTGGTAAGAATTACTGATGCCTAAGGAAGCAGCATTATTGTCACCACTCGCAGTGACAAAGTTGCAAAAACAGTGGAAACCCTTCCTAGGTGTGATTTGAGAAAACTATCAGATGATGAGTGTTGGCTTATATTGAAGAATAAAGCAGTTCCAGTCGGAAGTGTTCCTATACTTGAAGATCAAGAGACAATTGGAAGGGAGATTGCCAAAAAGTGTGGAGGTATACCATTAGTGGCAAAG GTATTAGGAAACATTATGCGCTTTAAAACAAGCAATGAATGGAGTTCAATTATGGAAAGTAAAATGTGGGATTTaccgaaagaagaagaaagaatcatGTCAATTTTAAAGTTGAgttttgatgaattgaaattttcatCATTGAAACAATGTTTTGCATATTGCTCGGAATTCATCAAAGACTCTGTAATGGAAAAGGATGACTTAGTCCAACTTTGGATGGCTCAAGGATGGCTTCACCCCACCAAAAGTAATATGGAGATGGAGGATAGAGGGAACGAATATTATAACATTTTATCAGAAAAATCCCTTTTTGAAGACGTTAGAACTGATTATAAGGGTAATACAACATGCAAGATGCACGATCTTGTGCATGACCTTGCAGAACGAGTATCAAACATGACAAACTGCCGCTCACTATTTTCCAAGGGAGAAACACTTGGGAACACCTTGCCTAACTTTAGATCTTTACGTGTGTTAAATTTATACAAGGCAGACATTGACAAGTTGCCGAGTTCAATTGGAAAGTTGACACACTTGAGGTATCTGAATGTTATGAAAACAAGAGTGAAGGCATTTCCAAAATCTATTGGTCAACTTTATTACCTTCAGACGTTTAAAATGCCCTATCATGTTGAAGAGTTCCCAAAGATGATAGCTAATATGATCAACTTGAGACATGTTTATTTTGGTAAACATGCGAAAGTTCCTGTTGGCATATTGGGAAGATTGACGAATCTCAGATCATTACCTTTTTTGAAGGTGGGTAAGGAAACTGGGCCTAGGATTGGGGAAATGGGTGGGTTAAACCATTTGAGAGGCACCTTATCCATCTATAATCTGGAGCATGTAagagatggagaagaagcagtGAATGCAAAGTTAGTTGATAAGAAACATATACGCAAGTTAACTCTCGACTGGAAGCTTAGTAGACCAAGCAACAATATTGACAATGAGGATGATGTACTTGAAGGTCTGCGACCACATTGTAATTTGGAAATTTTGAAGATTCAGGGGTTTATGGGTGTAAAGTTTCCATCATGGTTATTGCTTGCCAGCAACTTGAAAGAAATTGAATTAGCAGGGTGCAACAAATGCGAAGGATTTCCAATACTGGGCCATCTGCCCAATCTTATACATGTTAAGATGGAGGACATGCAGAACCTAAGATGCTTGGGGTCTGAGTTTTATGGTTACGATCAGATTTCAGGTGCAACAACAAGTGACGGGAGAAAGACTTTGTTTCCTGCTTTGAGATCATTACATATTGAGAATGCCGAGAATCTAATAGATTGGATGGAAGCAGGGGAAGTGATGCTGACGACTGGAAAATTAAGGGTGTTTCCTTACCTTGAGGAGCTGCACGTGCTGCGGTGTAAGCAATTGAGAAGTGCTCCCAGTCATTTTCCATCTCTCAAGATGTTGGTGATACGAGGAGTGGAAAGTGGTATGCCTATAGCAAATATTTTAAGCAATAAACTGACTACTCTCACTTATCTCTCAGTATATGATGTCGAGGGACTTACTAGTCTTCCGGAAGGGACGTTAAGAAACAACAAGAGTCTTGAATGTTTGCGTATATGCAACTGTCCGGAGTTAAGCTGCATTTCTCCCCATGGATTTGACTGCTGCGCATCTCTTCAGTTACTGAGAATTTGGAAGTGTCCTAAGTTGAGGTCTTTATCTGATGGGCTACTCCCACTCTCTCTCAAGGAGTTGGACATACAAGATTGCTCCAGTCTAGAGTCCATCCCAATCATCCCTGAGCAAGGCGGTCTCCCATCTCTGCGCAAATTGATTATAACCAAGTGTTCTCAGTTATCCAGTTTACCTGATGGGCTACAATACTGCACATCTCTTCAACAATTGGTAATAGACAGCTGCCCAAAGATAACGTCCATTCCAGTCCAATACTGCACATCTCTTCAACTACTGGAGATACGGAGCTGCCCAAAAATAACGTCCATTCCAACTCAATACTGCACATCTCTTCAACAACTGGACATACTGAGCTGCCCAAAGATAATGTCCATTCCAATTCCATCTGAGGGCCTCCCATATCTTCGTGGACTGCAGCTTTGGCGGTGTCCTGAATTGTCAAGCCTACCGAGTGGACTAGGCTGCTGCCcctctcttgttgatttgtcaATAACAGAGTGCCCTAAGGTTACATCCATTCCAATTGACAGTCTCAGTACAACCCTCCGAAGCTTGTGTGTAGATAATCCAGAGTCTCTTCCAATTTTACACGGCGGCTTCACATCCCTCCGAGGCTTGTTAATCGACGGATGTCAAAGTACACAAATTGATCTGGAATTTTGTGCCTTTATTCCAATCCTCGTCTCTCTTGAGGAGTTGAGAATAAGACGGTGTCCTAATCTAGAGACTGTTTCGAGTTTTGACAAGCTCACATCCCTGCGTGAGTTATGGATTAGTGATTGTTCCCGATTGACATGTCTACCCAGTGGGTTAGCAATGGCATCCCCACACGTATTCACCCGTCTCAAGCAATTGACACTTGGTCGGTTTTGGAATGAGCTGGATTCATTCCCGGCTCTTCAGGCTCTACCACAACTTGAAACACTGACCATCTTCGGGTGGCCGAAGCTCAAGTCTCTGCCTGAACAAGTTCAACACATGACGTCTTTGACCGAATTGCGGATAGATTCCTTTGAGGGAGTGGAGGCTATTCCAGAATGGTTGGGAAACCTTGCATCTCTTCACTCCTTATATATTTTCCGTTGCAAGAATCTGATGTATCTACCTTCCGTCCAAGCTATGCAACGCCTCACCAAATTAGATTGGCTACGTATCTACAATTGTCCCCTTTTGAGCCAAAGATGCACCGCGGAGAGCGGCCCAGAGTGGCCTAAGATTTCTCATCTTCCATCCATCTCTG TTGAGGGACAGGTTATTACATAA
- the LOC133708753 gene encoding imidazole glycerol phosphate synthase hisHF, chloroplastic-like isoform X1, whose protein sequence is MLQLQVALEILPMQLAGIVMGARICSTSFALHDCKYLLLFFSRDAQSIASTQNLYDLSNVAWYGHGFYKLVLLFQALFYQYFRCGADKISIGSDAVYAAEEYLRTGVKSGKSSFEQISRVYGNQAVVVSIDPCKVYVKNQNDIDVEFETIRVTNPVLNFVLKVRGGREIQRIRAYELTKAVEELGAGEILLNCIDYEGQGKGI, encoded by the exons ATGCTACAG TTGCAGGTAGCATTAGAGATTTTACCGATGCAACTAGCAGGTATTGTCATGGGTGCTCGAATTTGTTCAACCAGTTTTGCTTTACATGATTGCAAATATCTTCTATTGTTTTTCTCCAGAGACGCTCAATCTATAGCTTCGACTCAAAATTTATATGACCTGTCAAATGTAGCATGGTATGGACATGGATTTTATAAGTTAGTTCTTCTTTTTCAGGCACTATTCTATCAATATTTCAGATGTGGGGCTGATAAGATCTCCATCGGAAGTGACGCAGTTTATGCTGCAGAAGAATATTTAAGAACTGGA GTGAAAAGTGGAAAAAGTAGCTTCGAGCAGATATCTAGAGTTTATGGAAATCAGG CTGTGGTTGTAAGCATTGATCCTTGCAAAGTGTACGTTAAAAATCAAAATGATATCGATGTTGAGTTTGAGACTATAAGGGTAACAAACCCAG TCTTGAATTTTGTCCTTAAGGTTAGGGGTGGGCGGGAAATCCAGCGAATCAGAGCTTATGAGCTTACAAAAGCAGTTGAGGAGCTTGGTGCTGGAGAAATTCTGCTAAACTGCATTGATTATGAAG GTCAGGGAAAGGGGATTTGA
- the LOC133708752 gene encoding phloretin 4'-O-glucosyltransferase-like, which produces MVQHRFIMISLPVQGHINPSLQLAKRLIRTTGARVTFVTSVSAHRRIGNRATTPSGLTFAPFSDGYDDGAKPEDDRQHVFSELKSRSSQAIVDLVKSGANEGHPYTCIVYTLVLPWVAEVATELHLPSALLWIQPATVFDIYYYYFNGYKDIIRNNTGADNNDPSFAVELPGLPLSLRSRDLPSFLLASSPYIYRFALPLFEDQLEKLGKLSKAIILVNTFDALEPEALKAIDKYSLIGIGPLMPSAFLDDKDSSDKSFGCDLFQKSKDSTYMEWLNSKPEQSVVYVSFGTVSMLSKIQMEEIAKGLLDSGRPFLWVIRENQKNGEGKEGKEEEELSCREELEELGVIVPWCSQVEVLSNPSLGCFVTHCGWNSSLESLVSGVPVVACPQWTDQCTNAKLIEDTWKTGVRVAPNEEDVVVGEELKRCLDLVMGSQELRRNAKKWKNLAREAVSEGGSSDKNLKAFLKEIEEVD; this is translated from the coding sequence ATGGTTCAACACCGCTTCATTATGATATCATTACCAGTTCAAGGCCACATCAATCCCTCCCTCCAATTAGCCAAGCGCCTCATCCGCACCACTGGGGCGCGTGTAACCTTTGTCACCAGCGTCTCCGCTCACCGCCGCATTGGCAACCGCGCAACTACTCCTAGTGGCTTGACCTTTGCTCCCTTCTCTGACGGGTACGACGACGGGGCTAAGCCTGAAGACGATAGACAGCATGTCTTTAGTGAGCTAAAGAGTCGCAGCTCGCAAGCGATTGTGGATCTTGTCAAATCTGGTGCGAATGAGGGCCACCCTTACACTTGCATAGTGTACACTTTAGTTCTCCCTTGGGTCGCGGAAGTGGCCACTGAGCTTCACCTCCCCAGCGCTCTCCTTTGGATTCAGCCAGCCACAGTGTTCGACATATACTACTATTACTTCAACGGCTACAAAGATATCATCAGGAACAATACCGGTGCTGATAACAATGACCCCTCCTTTGCAGTAGAATTACCAGGACTGCCACTATCGTTGAGGAGCCGCGACCTTCCCTCCTTCTTGCTGGCTTCGAGTCCGTACATATACCGTTTCGCTCTCCCATTGTTCGAAGATCAGTTGGAAAAGCTTGGGAAACTAAGCAAGGCAATCATACTGGTGAACACGTTCGATGCACTAGAACCCGAGGCCTTAAAAGCAATCGACAAGTACAGCTTGATCGGAATCGGGCCTTTAATGCCGTCTGCTTTCTTAGACGACAAGGATTCATCTGATAAATCTTTCGGATGCGATCTTTTCCAGAAATCAAAAGATTCCACCTACATGGAATGGCTGAATTCGAAGCCGGAACAGTCGGTCGTTTACGTCTCGTTTGGGACCGTTTCCATGCTGTCCAAGATTCAAATGGAGGAAATTGCAAAAGGGTTGCTGGATTCTGGACGTCCGTTTCTGTGGGTGATTAGGGAAAACCAAAAGAACGGAGAAGGtaaggaaggaaaagaagaagaggagctgAGTTGTAGAGAGGAACTAGAAGAGCTTGGGGTGATAGTCCCGTGGTGTAGTCAAGTGGAGGTTCTGTCAAATCCTTCATTGGGTTGTTTTGTGACACATTGTGGCTGGAATTCAAGCTTGGAGAGTTTAGTTTCTGGGGTACCGGTGGTGGCATGTCCTCAGTGGACAGATCAATGCACTAATGCAAAATTGATAGAGGACACGTGGAAGACAGGGGTGAGGGTAGCACCGAATGAGGAGGATGTTGTTGTGGGTGAGGAGTTGAAGAGGTGTCTGGATTTGGTCATGGGAAGTCAAGAGTTGAGAAGGAATGCTAAGAAGTGGAAGAATTTGGCGAGAGAGGCTGTGAGTGAAGGGGGGTCATCTGACAAGAATCTCAAGGCGTTTCTGAAGGAGATTGAAGAAGTAGATTAA